One region of Primulina tabacum isolate GXHZ01 chromosome 1, ASM2559414v2, whole genome shotgun sequence genomic DNA includes:
- the LOC142539930 gene encoding mitogen-activated protein kinase kinase kinase YODA-like, translating into MPSWWGKSWSKEEKKKKSKESFIDTLHKKFKSPESKPSGKLGGSRRRTSDIVSERVSKSHVVSRSPSPSKHVERCQSFAERPRAQALPLPGMRLCTANVRHTDSGIRESAKPKRERVSKSSLFPPLPRPACIWQKPDPTDMDGEVIVHSISSECSIESDDPADSHQRSPRATDYDVGGRTAAGSPSSSFVRDQSSVALAISRELLVTVNLSAKKTVSSPPKRRPLSGRVPNLQVPHYGTFFSAPDSSMSSPSRSPMRISGYEQVSGSAFPAGKLFPEHLLLGSGQCSSPGSGQTSGHNSMGGDMSGKLFWQPSRGSPEFSSNPSPRMASPCPSSRIQSGAVTPIHPRAGGGHSESLSNWPDESRQQSHRLPLPPIAISNSSPFSHPNSAVASSSVPRSPGRAENLASSGSRWKRGKLLGRGTFGHVYVGFNSETGEMCAMKEVTLFADDAKSKESAKQLGQEIVLLSGLKHPNIVQYYGSETVGDILYIYLEYVSGGSIHKILQEYGILGESAIRSYTQQILSGLAYLHAKNTVHRDIKGANILVDPNGRVKLADFGMAKHVTGQTCPLSFKGSPNWMAPEVIRNSNGCNLAVDIWSLGCTVLEMATSKPPWSQYQGVAAMFKIGNSKELPPIPDHLSDDGKDFVRKCLQRNPKHRLTAAQLLEHPFVKSAVPLEKQILGSASSDHSPMSKAAKSTGVGNTRSLQSDPERLAIHSSRVSKSMFNRSDVYIPRNISCPVSPTGSPLLHPRSPQHPSGSMSPSPISSPLTSGSSTPLTGGIGAIPYNQSMLMPDGFSIVPKRPPNPCANTLSYWDPDILKGVHSGSHAFRELASCHNNALGRKFGRVAHAELYDRQSILADRVAHQFLRDPAQLNPSVDLNPSAPFPSHHMTGL; encoded by the exons ATGCCTTCATGGTGGGGAAAGTCTTGgtcaaaagaagaaaaaaagaaaaaatccaaagaaagtTTTATTGACACGTTGCATAAGAAGTTTAAGAGTCCGGAAAGTAAACCTTCCGGTAAATTAGGAGGATCTAGACGACGCACCAGTGACATCGTTTCAGAGAGAGTGTCTAAATCACATGTTGTGTCAAGATCTCCATCACCTTCCAAACACGTTGAAAGATGTCAAAGTTTCGCAGAAAGACCTCGAGCCCAAGCACTTCCACTGCCAGGTATGCGCCTGTGCACTGCAAATGTCCGTCACACTGATTCTGGAATACGCGAATCAGCAAAACCAAAGCGAGAAAGAgtctcaaaatcatcattgtTTCCTCCTCTCCCAAGGCCAGCATGCATTTGGCAAAAGCCAGACCCTACAGATATGGATGGTGAAGTCATTGTTCATTCGATCTCTAGTGAATGTTCCATTGAAAGTGATGATCCAGCTGATTCTCACCAACGAAGTCCTCGGGCAACTGACTATGATGTTGGTGGCAGAACTGCTGCAGGCAGTCCTTCTAG TTCTTTTGTTAGAGATCAGTCCTCTGTTGCACTGGCAATCTCAAGGGAGTTGCTTGTTACAGTGAACCTCTCTGCTAAAAAGACCGTCTCATCACCACCTAAAAGGCGACCTTTGAGTGGTCGAGTACCAAATTTACAGGTCCCACATTACGGTACCTTTTTCAGTGCTCCAGATAGCTCAATGTCTAGTCCCTCGAGAAGTCCAATGAGAATTTCTGGTTATGAGCAAGTTTCTGGCTCTGCTTTTCCTGCTGGAAAACTTTTTCCAGAACACCTCTTACTCGGATCTGGTCAATGCTCAAGTCCTGGATCAGGTCAGACTTCTGGCCATAATTCAATGGGAGGAGATATGTCAGGCAAGTTATTCTGGCAGCCCAGCAGAGGAAGCCCGGAATTTTCCTCTAACCCTAGTCCTAGAATGGCAAGTCCTTGCCCTAGTTCTAGAATTCAGAGTGGTGCTGTGACACCAATTCATCCTAGAGCTGGAGGGGGACACTCCGAATCACTGAGTAACTGGCCTGACGAGTCAAGACAACAGAGTCACCGCTTGCCCCTTCCTCCTATAGCAATTTCCAATTCTTCACCCTTCTCTCATCCGAATTCTGCTGTGGCATCATCTTCAGTACCGCGCAGTCCTGGAAGAGCAGAGAACCTCGCAAGCTCCGGTTCGCGTTGGAAGAGAGGAAAATTGCTTGGTCGAGGCACATTTGGACATGTTTACGTTGGTTTTAATAG TGAGACTGGAGAAATGTGCGCCATGAAGGAGGTCACTTTATTTGCTGATGATGCTAAATCAAAGGAAAGTGCGAAGCAGTTAGGACAA GAGATTGTGTTGTTGAGTGGCTTAAAGCATCCTAATATCGTGCAGTATTATGGATCTGAAACG GTTGgtgatatattatatatatatttggaatATGTATCTGGTGGTTCTATCCATAAGATTCTACAAGAATATGGAATATTAGGAGAATCAGCCATTCGAAGTTATACTCAACAAATTTTGTCAGGGCTCGCATACTTGCATGCTAAAAACACGGTGCATAG GGACATTAAAGGGGCCAACATACTTGTGGATCCAAATGGCCGTGTTAAGTTGGCAGATTTTGGCATGGCAAAACAT GTTACAGGGCAAACCTGCCCCTTATCGTTTAAAGGTAGCCCTAATTGGATGGCACCTGAG GTCATAAGAAATTCAAATGGTTGTAACCTTGCTGTTGATATATGGAGTCTTGGATGCACTGTTTTGGAAATGGCTACGTCAAAACCACCTTGGAGCCAATATCAAGGG GTCGCTGCCATGTTCAAAATCGGAAACAGTAAAGAACTTCCACCAATTCCAGATCATCTATCAGATGATGGGAAGGATTTTGTGAGAAAATGTTTGCAACGCAATCCCAAGCATCGTCTTACAGCTGCTCAACTGTTGGAGCACCCTTTCGTAAAAAGTGCTGTTCCTTTGGAAAAACAGATATTGGGTTCTGCATCTTCTGATCATTCTCCAATGTCAAAAGCCGCCAAGTCCACG GGCGTTGGTAATACAAGAAGTCTACAGTCGGATCCAGAGAGACTTGCTATCCACTCATCTAGGGTGTCAAAATCTATGTTTAATCGAAG TGATGTTTACATTCCAAGGAACATATCATGTCCTGTCTCTCCAACTGGTAGTCCTCTTCTACATCCAAGATCTCCTCAGCACCCGAGTGGGAGTATGTCTCCGTCACCGATATCTAGCCCCCTCACATCTGGCTCCTCCACACCTCTAACAGGTGGGATTGGTGCCATCCCATATAATCAATCCATGTTAATGCCTGATGGATTTTCCATTGTACCAAAGCGGCCACCAAATCCCTGTGCCAATACCCTCTCTTACTGGGATCCAGATATTCTTAAAGGAGTGCATTCTGGATCTCATGCTTTTCGGGAACTGGCATCCTGCCACAACAATGCTCTTGGAAGGAAATTTGGTAGGGTTGCTCATGCAGAACTTTATGACCGACAATCTATCTTGGCTGATCGTGTGGCTCATCAATTCCTGAGGGATCCTGCACAGTTGAATCCATCTGTTGATTTGAATCCCTCGGCTCCATTTCCATCCCACCATATGACTGGACTATGA